GTCCGGTTTCTGCAGCTGTAAGAGCCGTTGCTATAGTATCAAGGTCTCTCATTTCCCCTACAAGAATAACATCAGGGTCTTCTCTTAGAACTGCCCGCAAAGCACTGGGAAAAGAAAGCGTGTCAGTTCCTAACTCTCTCTGGACAACAACAGAACTTTTATGTTGAAACAAATATTCAATTGGGTCTTCAATTGTAACAATATGTTTTAATTTCCCTTTGTTAATTTCTTCAATTATTGAAGCAAGTGTCGTTGATTTCCCGTGTCCTGTAGGTCCGGTAACAAGGACAAATCCTCTTTCTAAATTTGCAAGCGTATGTGCGATTTCCGGTACTCCAAGAGAATCAAGAGGTGGTATCTCAAAAGGAATTCTCCTGAACGCAGCAGCAATAGAACCTCGCTGATAAAATACGTTTATTCTAAAGCGTGCTACTCCTTTCACCCCGTATGAAAAATCATATTCGCGCTTCTCCTGAAACAGCTTTTTTTGTCTATCTCGCATGATAGAAAAAACCATTTCTGCTATGTTTTCCGGGGTAAGTCTTTCCTCGCCAACATGAACCAGTCGTTTATGTATTCTCAAAATTGGCGCTAACCCCGCGACAAGATGAATATCAGATGCTCCTTTCTTAGCAGATAATACAAGCAAGTCATTTAATTCTATCATTTTACACCTCCACAGTAGAAACTACTCTTAATACTTCTTCAATCGTTGTAACACCTTCTGCGGCCTTTGTAAGTGCGTCATCAAGAAGTGTTTTCATCCCTTCTTCTCTTGCCTTTTCCCGAATATCCCTGGCACTGGCACGGTTAATGATGAGATTTTGAATGTCAGGAGAAATAGAAAGAAACTCCTGGGCAGCCAGCCTCCCCCTGTATCCAGTATGATTGCACTTGTCGCACCCTTCCCCTTTATAAAATGATATGCCTTCAATTTTGCTCATGTCCAAACCAACATGTTCTAAAACGGATTTTGGGGGATCATATGGTACCTTACAACTCTTGCAAATCCTTCTCACAAGTCTCTGAGCAGTAGCGCCGATAAGCGACGAAGCAACAAGAAATGGTTCGATACCCATA
The sequence above is a segment of the Caldisericota bacterium genome. Coding sequences within it:
- a CDS encoding type IV pilus twitching motility protein PilT gives rise to the protein MIELNDLLVLSAKKGASDIHLVAGLAPILRIHKRLVHVGEERLTPENIAEMVFSIMRDRQKKLFQEKREYDFSYGVKGVARFRINVFYQRGSIAAAFRRIPFEIPPLDSLGVPEIAHTLANLERGFVLVTGPTGHGKSTTLASIIEEINKGKLKHIVTIEDPIEYLFQHKSSVVVQRELGTDTLSFPSALRAVLREDPDVILVGEMRDLDTIATALTAAETGHLVFTTLHTNSAAQSIDRIVDVFPPHQQEQVKTQLGGVLVAILSQQLIPRTDGSGLVLATEVLVATPAIRNLIREGKTHMILSAIQTGSNMGMQTMEQSLEKLAREGSISYEDGLRYAFNPEDFRRLMGR
- a CDS encoding type II secretion system protein GspE translates to MGIEPFLVASSLIGATAQRLVRRICKSCKVPYDPPKSVLEHVGLDMSKIEGISFYKGEGCDKCNHTGYRGRLAAQEFLSISPDIQNLIINRASARDIREKAREEGMKTLLDDALTKAAEGVTTIEEVLRVVSTVEV